Sequence from the Bremerella volcania genome:
GTACGACCAGCTTGTCTTCGGAACCAAGCCAGGCAGTCGCACCGCCGAGATCCTGCAAGCGTCTCACGACTAATCGCAGACGGTTTCTCTAAAAATTGGCTGTCCCTGGTCCTGAAATGCGTGGGCAGCGCTTGTCAGTGGAGGAGATCTGTCCTACGATTGTCGGCACATGCGCGTTGATAGCCGGCTTTACTTCTGGGAATGAAACTCCGCCGAGGATGAAATATCAAAAGCTCTCGAGTCAGTTCACCGAGTTTCTGAAGCTCGCGATTCGAATGCTCGAAATCGCCGAGGCGGACGCGGTACTCATTTTCGTGGATGGCCAGCCAGAGTGGGACAAGCTCAAGGCCGTGGCCGATGACCACAAGGTCATCGTCGCTGCTGATCGCGAAGAGTTCCTGGAAGGCATCGACGAGACCGACCTGCACGGCGTGGTGGTCGAACTGGAAGAGAGCCCCATCCTCGAAAAGCTGATGCACGCACTGGTCGAGGCGGTCGCCAACGATCAGCTTTCCACCGGGGCCAAAGTGGTTGCCCTGTATAGCGGCTTCGACGAAGAACGCATCGATACGATCAGCTTCATTCGCCTCGATGAACGCCTGGGCCGACTGACCTCGCGCGATCTTCGCAAGCTCGAAACGAGCGTGCCGCTGGAAACCCTCAAGATCGTCGTCGACCTGGCCGTCGAGATCGGCCGTGAAGGGCGCGAAGGGAAGCCGGTGGGTACCTGCTTCGTCGTGGGGGATCATCGCAAGGTGTTGGCCAACAGCGCCCCCAGTGGCTTCGATCCGGCGAAGGGATACGCCAAGAAAGAACGCAACATCGCCGATCGCAGCGTTCGCGAGAACCTCAAGGAACTCGCCCAACTGGACGGAGCGTTCGTGATTGCCGCCGATGGTACGGTCGAAGCCGCGTGTCGCATGCTCGACGTCACCTCGGCCAACGTGACGTTAAGCAAAGGGCTCGGGGCTCGTCATTGGGCCGCGGCCGCGATCAGTAAAAAGACCAAGGGCATCTCCATTGCCGTCAGCGAGTCAAACGGAACGGTTCGCTTGTTCCAGGACGGTGAAGTCGTACTACGCATCGAGCCTTCACGGCGGGCGATGAAGTGGAAGGATCTCGACTTCGACAATATTCAAAGCGCGAACGATTAGTCACCGCCACGTTGCTTTTCCCAGGCGAGGTTCACGTATGCCTGCATTTTCTGGCGAGATCATTCGCATCGATTTAAACGATCTGCGGCACGCCGAAGCGCTAGTGCATTTGTTGGATCAATACTCGCAAGACCCGATGGGGAGCGACGCTCCGCTGCCCCCCGAGGTGCACGAGAATTTGATCCCGCGCTTGCGGCAAGTCGATCAATTTCGCGGGCTCCTGGCCCAGTTCGAAGGGCGATTCGTCGGGCTGGCAAATTGTTTCCTCGGTTTCTCGACCTTCAAAGCCCGGCCGCTGATCAATATCCATGACCTGGCCGTCGCCCCGGAAGCGCGCGGTCAAGGTGTCGGCAGTGCCCTGCTTCAGGCGGTCGATCAACTCGCGAAAGAAGAGGCCTGTGCGTTCGTCACGCTCGAAGTCCGAGCCGATAACCGAGCCCGCCAACTGTATCTGCGCCACGGCTTCGTCGAAGGCAACCCGGCTACCGACGCGATGAGCTTCTTCAAGAAGCCTGTTGTGTCCTAATCCTGTCCCCTCTCCACCGCGAGGCGGGGGAGAGGGGACAAGAGATCCCTCTACGATCGAAACACTTCGCGCAGCAGTGCTTGGGGTGTGCCGATGTCGACGACGTGGACTTCACCCACATACGGCTCGGCCGATGGTTTGGCGAAGCCAGGCTTCGAGGTCACGAACGTCGCGGTGAAGTCGGCGACGATCGTTGGCTCGTAAGGCACGCCGCTGTCGCAGTCGAGGCCGCTGGGAATGTCGATCGCCATGACTTGGGCCGTCGCCGCATTCACTTGGCCAATGGCCGACGCGATTGGCTCGCGCGGCGGCGAAGTGACGCCGGTCCCCAGCATCGCATCGATCACCCAGTCAGCCCTATCAAGCGACTGGGCAAACGACGGGCAAAGAGACTCATCGGCGAAATCGAGAATCTCAATGCCAGCGGCTTCGAGAATCGTAAAATTAATCAGTGCGTCCCCCTGGATTCGCTGGCGAGGGCACAGCAAGGCAATTCTCACCGGTATGCCAGCCAGGTCCAGGTGTCGGGCAATGACGTAGCCGTCGCCGCCGTTGTTGCCCGGCCCACAGCAGATCAGCACGCTGGCAGGCCGGCGAGCGATCAAGAGTTCGGCGCTGCCCCGCCCGGCGTTTTCCATGAGAATCACCCCTGGAATGTGGTATTTCTCGGCGGCCAGCACGTCGACGGCGCGCGACTGTTCTCGGGTAAGCAAGGGTCGATCCGACATGGATGGAGTTTCCTGGGTTATGATTTACAATACGGTGAGCTTACTTGACTCTATCCGATTTTGATTTCAGGTGAACCGATGCCCCTGTTTGAATTCACATGCGAGGCCTGCCACAGCCAGTTCGAGTTGCTAGTGCGTGGCAGCGAAAAGCCCAAGTGCCCCGAGTGTGGCAGTACCCAATTGGAAAAGGCCTGGAGCGTGCCTGCCGCACATACCGGCGGCAAGTCGAATTCGCTTCCGGTATGCGGACCGATGCCCAGCAGTGGCGGCGGCTGTGGTCTGCCTCAATGCGGTAGCGGCGGTTGCCAGTTCGGTTAAGTTCACTTCGCCAATCCTCTCTCTCCTAATTCCTTCCCACCCAATCAGGTTCTCGCCCATGACCATCTTTCGCCTACTTACGCTTGCTCTTGTGACGGGACTTTGGACCGGTGCGGCCTCGGCCGAAAGCTGGCCGCAATTCCGCGGACCCAGTGGCGACGGCATCGCCCCGGCGAAGAACGTTCCGTTGAAGTGGTCGGCCGACGAGAACGTCGTTTGGAAGACAGCCATCCCCGGCAAAGGGTGGTCGTCGCCGGTGTTGGTGGGTGACAAGATCTGGCTGACCACCGCCCTGGTGACGCTGCTGTCGGAAGAGGAGAAGAACGAACGCCTGAAAGACGCCAAGCCATTTCAGCGTGATCAATCGAACCTTGCATCGACCGTCGATTTGAAAGCCGTCGAAGTCGACTACAAGACCGGCAAGCTCTTGCGTACGGTAGACCTGTTTCACGTGACCGATCCACTGCCGGTGCATCTGACCAATTCGTACGCCTCGCCCACCCCGGTTGCCGAAGGCAAGTTCGTTTATTGCTACTTCGGAACCTACGGCGCGTGCTGCATCGATACCGAGACGGCCGAGGTCATTTGGAGGAACAACGAAAATGCCCTCGAATACAACGTCGGTCCTGGCAGTTCGCCGGTGGTCGTGGGGGGCCTGGTGATCCTGACGTGCGACGGGGTGAACGAGCAGTACATCACCGCCGTCGATAAGAAGACCGGCGAGACCGCCTGGAAGACCCAGCGGCCTCCTTTCCGTACCGACGACGGCGATCGTAAGAAGGCGTATGCCACGCCGCTGGTGGTCGAGGTAAACGGTCAAACCCAGGTCATCATCCCAGGTGCCCAGTGGGTTTGTGCCTACAATCCCAAGTCGGGCAAAGAGCTATGGCGTGCTGATCACGGCAGCGGTTTCTCGAACGTACCAGCTCCGGTGTTTGACAACGGAACCGTCTACATCTGCTCCGGTTTCATGCGTCCTCAACTGTTTGCGATTCGCACCGATGGCGAGGGGGACGTGACCGACTCGCACATCGAATGGACCTTCAGCCGCCAGGTTCCCACGACCCCTTCGCCGGTCGTCGTCGACGGCAGAATCTACATGGTCAGCGATCGTGGCGTGGCGACCTGCGTTGATGCGGCGACGGGCCAGGAAGTGTGGACCAGCCGCATGGGCGGCAACTACGCCGCCTCGCCGACGTACGCCAACGGTCGCATTTACTTCTGCAGCGAGTCCGGCATGACGACTGTGATCAAGCCTGGGGACGAGTACGACGTGATCGCCGAAAACGACCTGGGCGAACGCATCATGGCCAACCCCATCTTCCTGGACGGCAACCTGGTCATCCGCACCGCCGAGAACCTCTACCGCATTCGTGAAGAGAAGTAATTTGGACGAGGTTTTGCCACGGAGGGAGGATGGGAAGAGTGACCATCCGTGTAATCCGTGGTCACTCTTCCCTTCTTCCCTCAGTGCTCTCTGTGCCCTCCGTGGCTAAACCTTCTTCGCCAGAAACTTACGGCCGCAAGCCAAGCATCATCTGGCGGACTTCGTTTTCGAGTTCGGTTAGATCCGCACCGAAGTGTTTTTGGAACAAGCGAACGCGTTCGGCTTGCGAGGGATCGTGCAGTGGTTGAATCTCGGAAAGCTCTTGGAGGTAGGCGTCGTACTGTTCCGGCTTACGCTTCTGCAGAAAGTACGTCACGGCCCAGGCCTGGGCGTAGCGATCCATCGCGGTCGCTGCTTTGCGCAGCGAGTCGTCATTGATCAGCATGTCCGGCAAAAAGGGCTGCGAGCTTTCGCGGGCCGCTTGCTGGAACTGCTTCAGCCGCGGGGCACTGACCTGTCCGATGCCTCGCCAGCCGCGGCTGCTGGAAACGTCCGGCGTCTCGAAGTAGATGGCCAGCCCTTCCGAGAACCACAGCGGCACGTCGGCATAACGCTGCTGAAGACCGGCATTGAAGGCCAACTGGTGGGTCGCTTCATGCACGATCGTGGCCAGGCTCCACTGGAAGTCAGGCCGTGACATGAGCCGCTGAATGTCTCGAATGCCGATCGTGCGGCGCGACGCGTCCCCTGCTCCGCCGCCGGTCAGGTCGAACATCACGACGTAATTCGTGTGCATGCTGTAAAAGCCAATCACACTCTTGGCCGCGTCTCCCAGTTCGGCCTGACCGTACTGCGCGAAGCTGTCTTGATTGTCGAACACCAGCGCGACCAGCGGCTGCTGCGGCTCTTCCAGGTTCATGCCGCGCTGCGTCCAGTAGCTGGTAAAGCCGCGATGAAGCCGCTCGAGCATCCCGGCGACCCACTGGGCGTAGGCCCGCGAAGTGTTGTAGGCGACGATGTAGTGCGAGGTCTCGATCACCTGCGAGCCTGGCGGCATCTCGGCCAGGACCGTCTCGATCAGTTGCTCTTTGGTTTGCAATTGGAAGGGAGCGGTCGTCTTCGCTCGCTGGACGATCTCCTCATTTTGAATCGGCCACATCTTCCCGTCCGGCGTATGCAGAATGACGCCAGCCTCATGCGTGGCGATGACTTCCCCTTTAAGATCGATTCGATTGCCATCGCGTTCAAACGAGATCTCGTCCGCGCACAGATGGACCGCGGCGAGCAACGCGAGTAACAACGATAGTGAATTCCATAAACGCATCGGGACTCCTTGGGTCAAGCAAACGGACACTGGCAGTATAGTACGCGACTGCGATTTACGGCACTCAATCGCCAAAATCGCTAGGACCGCGCCAACTGACCAGGCGGCGGATGGCCACCGAAAGCACGGCCACTACGCCCAGGTTCATCAACAAAATGCCGGCGACGTTGTCTTCTCCGCCGAAGTGCAAGAGGCCAAAGATCCTTCGCGAGATGGTATCGATGCCGGCCGGAAGCACCATCACCGAGGCCGAAACGTCGTTAGCTGCCAGCACCAGCGCGATCAGCGAGCCAGCGACGATCGCCGGGATATTCGCCGGAAGGACCACACGTGTCCACGTTCGCCACCAGGAGCTACCGTCGATGCGGGCCATCTCGTACAGCTGCCGCGAAGCATTGAGCGTGTGCCAGTAAAAGAAGGTCACCAGCGGCACCGTCACCGTGAGGATCGCCAGCGTGGGAGCAAAGATGCTTCGGTCGATCAGTGGTGCCAGCGGTGCCAGCCATGGCCAGTTCGAACCCCAGGCAATGCCGATCCCCACGATCGGTCCCGGCAATGCGAAAAGCAATGCGCATGTCAGCGAGACCAGGCGGCCTCCCCAGCGGCCGCGTGTTGCAAGATCGCTAAGCAGCAAGCTGATGAGCGTGGTCACGGCCGCCACGCACATGCTGAGGGCCAGCGTCCAGAGGAGTTCCTTACGGTAGATGCTCGCACTACTAAGCGTAAGCATGAAGACCTTCGCCAACGACCAGCCGCGAACGAACTGGCCGTCGACCTGGTCGATGGTGATTCCCACTTTGTAAACCAGTCCGACGATCGGCGGCGCGAGGGCAATCAGAAAGAGCAGCCACACGGCTAGTGAAGCGATGGCTCGGCGATGCCCCAGCGGCAACAGTTTGGGCTGCCTGACTTCGACGTCGGTGGGTGCCGGTCGCAGACCATGGGCCAGCCAGGCCGTGAGCAAGATCAGACCGACGATCAAGACGGTGCCGGGGGCAACGGTGAGCGTCGACTGGCTGGTCGATTGCCCCAGCGGAATGCCCGTGAAGACGACCTCGGCATAGGTTCGCACGTTGCAGACGCTGGCGATGCTCATCTCGCCGAAGACGGTGACGATGATCCATGCCGCGGCCACCAGCACCGCGTCCCAGTTTTGCCGCAAAGTGACTTTGGCCAGCACGGCCAGCGGCGTGACTTCCAGCCGGGCATCGTCTTCCAGACCAGCGGAACTTCGCGTGAAGGCCATGCCGGTGATGAGCACGGCCCAAGGAAACGCGGCCAGGCTGTGCAGCCACAAGAGGCCCGTCCAGCCATCGATCAGGTTGGCGCTGGTGTCAAAAGGACTGGGAATTTCGAGCCATCCTTGCGGTCCGAACAGATCTCGCCAGCCGGCGATGTGTACGTAGATCGGAATGAACAGCCATATCGTCAGCAGCGAAACCAGTACGCCTCGGCCGATGAGGTTCGAGCGAAACAGAAGCAGGCTCGTCGCGGTTGCCGGCGGCAAGGTGATCGCGATCACGGCCAGCGCATAGATGGCCGTCGCGAAGGTTAAGCGAACCGAGAGGGGATCGCCCCAGATCAGCAGTGCGATAGCCAATGCGGCGGCGGTCAGGGCAAACAGGGCCGCTGGCAGCAGAGGACGTCGAGCTGGGGTAAGGTGCGAAGTCACAAGCGGAAAAGAAAAGAGGCCAGGGAAATTCCTGGCCTCTAGTGTAATCCGACGGGCTCGCTTGCACGATCCGTGGCTTAAACCAACTTGGTCTTACCAGGAACGGCGATCGGGGTAGGAATGGTGACGGGGCCCCATTCGTACGACTTGGGAGTCAGGTCTTCCTGGCTGTTCCAGGCTTCGTCCCAGGTCACCTGCTTACCGGTGTAGGTAGCCATACGGCCCATGATCGCACACATGGTGCTCTTGGTCATGTACTCACCGTTGTTGATGATGTTACCGGAACGCATGCCTTCGTAGAGGGCTTTGTGTTCCAGGTCGTACATGTTGCCGCCGGGGCCGTCGTACTTCCAGTTGTTCTGACCTTCGATCACACCGGCGAGAATCTTGGCGTTCCCCTTGGTGCCCATGATGAAGTCTTCGGTCTGGTTGAAGCAGCCAGCCATCTGACGGGTGTAGTGGAACATCTTCTGGCCGCCGGCGTACTCGAACATGACGGCGTGGTGGTCGAAGATGTTACCGTACTCTTCTCCTGTGCGGACTTCACGACCGCCCAGACCGTAGCAGCTGACCGGGGGCTGGTCGTCCATGATCCACTGCGCCTTGTCGATGCTGTGGATGGCCTGCTCGGCGATGTGATCGCCGGAGAGCCAGGTGAAGTACAGCCAGTTGCGGATCTGGTATTCCATCTCCGACCATTCTTCCTTGTTACCTCGGTGCCAGAGGGTACCGGCCAGGTAGTTTTCCTGCATCGAAACGACGTCGCCGATCAGGCCTTCCTTAATCTTTTCGACCGTCGCGATCACCGATGGATGGTAACGCCAGCACAGACCGCTGACGATGCTCAAGTTCTTCTGCTTGGCCTTCTCAACCGTCTCCATCACCTTGCGGCAACCCGGGGCGTCGATGGCGACGGGCTTTTCACAGAAGACGTGCTTGCCAGCGGCAATGGCAGCTTCCAGGTGAGCCGGACGAAAGTGCGGCGTGGTGCACAGCAGCACGACGTCGACGTCGGTTTCCATCACTTGCTTGTACGCATCGAAACCGCTGAAGCAGTTTTCGTCGGTCACAGCCAGGCGATCGCCCAGCTGTCGCGAA
This genomic interval carries:
- a CDS encoding DNA integrity scanning protein DisA nucleotide-binding domain protein, whose amino-acid sequence is MKYQKLSSQFTEFLKLAIRMLEIAEADAVLIFVDGQPEWDKLKAVADDHKVIVAADREEFLEGIDETDLHGVVVELEESPILEKLMHALVEAVANDQLSTGAKVVALYSGFDEERIDTISFIRLDERLGRLTSRDLRKLETSVPLETLKIVVDLAVEIGREGREGKPVGTCFVVGDHRKVLANSAPSGFDPAKGYAKKERNIADRSVRENLKELAQLDGAFVIAADGTVEAACRMLDVTSANVTLSKGLGARHWAAAAISKKTKGISIAVSESNGTVRLFQDGEVVLRIEPSRRAMKWKDLDFDNIQSAND
- a CDS encoding GNAT family N-acetyltransferase, encoding MPAFSGEIIRIDLNDLRHAEALVHLLDQYSQDPMGSDAPLPPEVHENLIPRLRQVDQFRGLLAQFEGRFVGLANCFLGFSTFKARPLINIHDLAVAPEARGQGVGSALLQAVDQLAKEEACAFVTLEVRADNRARQLYLRHGFVEGNPATDAMSFFKKPVVS
- a CDS encoding NAD(P)H-hydrate epimerase; the encoded protein is MSDRPLLTREQSRAVDVLAAEKYHIPGVILMENAGRGSAELLIARRPASVLICCGPGNNGGDGYVIARHLDLAGIPVRIALLCPRQRIQGDALINFTILEAAGIEILDFADESLCPSFAQSLDRADWVIDAMLGTGVTSPPREPIASAIGQVNAATAQVMAIDIPSGLDCDSGVPYEPTIVADFTATFVTSKPGFAKPSAEPYVGEVHVVDIGTPQALLREVFRS
- a CDS encoding FmdB family zinc ribbon protein; protein product: MPLFEFTCEACHSQFELLVRGSEKPKCPECGSTQLEKAWSVPAAHTGGKSNSLPVCGPMPSSGGGCGLPQCGSGGCQFG
- a CDS encoding PQQ-like beta-propeller repeat protein, with protein sequence MTIFRLLTLALVTGLWTGAASAESWPQFRGPSGDGIAPAKNVPLKWSADENVVWKTAIPGKGWSSPVLVGDKIWLTTALVTLLSEEEKNERLKDAKPFQRDQSNLASTVDLKAVEVDYKTGKLLRTVDLFHVTDPLPVHLTNSYASPTPVAEGKFVYCYFGTYGACCIDTETAEVIWRNNENALEYNVGPGSSPVVVGGLVILTCDGVNEQYITAVDKKTGETAWKTQRPPFRTDDGDRKKAYATPLVVEVNGQTQVIIPGAQWVCAYNPKSGKELWRADHGSGFSNVPAPVFDNGTVYICSGFMRPQLFAIRTDGEGDVTDSHIEWTFSRQVPTTPSPVVVDGRIYMVSDRGVATCVDAATGQEVWTSRMGGNYAASPTYANGRIYFCSESGMTTVIKPGDEYDVIAENDLGERIMANPIFLDGNLVIRTAENLYRIREEK
- a CDS encoding DUF1570 domain-containing protein, translated to MRLWNSLSLLLALLAAVHLCADEISFERDGNRIDLKGEVIATHEAGVILHTPDGKMWPIQNEEIVQRAKTTAPFQLQTKEQLIETVLAEMPPGSQVIETSHYIVAYNTSRAYAQWVAGMLERLHRGFTSYWTQRGMNLEEPQQPLVALVFDNQDSFAQYGQAELGDAAKSVIGFYSMHTNYVVMFDLTGGGAGDASRRTIGIRDIQRLMSRPDFQWSLATIVHEATHQLAFNAGLQQRYADVPLWFSEGLAIYFETPDVSSSRGWRGIGQVSAPRLKQFQQAARESSQPFLPDMLINDDSLRKAATAMDRYAQAWAVTYFLQKRKPEQYDAYLQELSEIQPLHDPSQAERVRLFQKHFGADLTELENEVRQMMLGLRP
- a CDS encoding ABC transporter permease, coding for MTSHLTPARRPLLPAALFALTAAALAIALLIWGDPLSVRLTFATAIYALAVIAITLPPATATSLLLFRSNLIGRGVLVSLLTIWLFIPIYVHIAGWRDLFGPQGWLEIPSPFDTSANLIDGWTGLLWLHSLAAFPWAVLITGMAFTRSSAGLEDDARLEVTPLAVLAKVTLRQNWDAVLVAAAWIIVTVFGEMSIASVCNVRTYAEVVFTGIPLGQSTSQSTLTVAPGTVLIVGLILLTAWLAHGLRPAPTDVEVRQPKLLPLGHRRAIASLAVWLLFLIALAPPIVGLVYKVGITIDQVDGQFVRGWSLAKVFMLTLSSASIYRKELLWTLALSMCVAAVTTLISLLLSDLATRGRWGGRLVSLTCALLFALPGPIVGIGIAWGSNWPWLAPLAPLIDRSIFAPTLAILTVTVPLVTFFYWHTLNASRQLYEMARIDGSSWWRTWTRVVLPANIPAIVAGSLIALVLAANDVSASVMVLPAGIDTISRRIFGLLHFGGEDNVAGILLMNLGVVAVLSVAIRRLVSWRGPSDFGD
- a CDS encoding Gfo/Idh/MocA family oxidoreductase encodes the protein MSEKTTKPSPQKNVQRRTFLKGSAALGTAAAVGSLTMARSAHAAGNDELKVALIGCGGRGNGAAVNATKGDENLKVTVLADIFPDKVEASKRILSRQLGDRLAVTDENCFSGFDAYKQVMETDVDVVLLCTTPHFRPAHLEAAIAAGKHVFCEKPVAIDAPGCRKVMETVEKAKQKNLSIVSGLCWRYHPSVIATVEKIKEGLIGDVVSMQENYLAGTLWHRGNKEEWSEMEYQIRNWLYFTWLSGDHIAEQAIHSIDKAQWIMDDQPPVSCYGLGGREVRTGEEYGNIFDHHAVMFEYAGGQKMFHYTRQMAGCFNQTEDFIMGTKGNAKILAGVIEGQNNWKYDGPGGNMYDLEHKALYEGMRSGNIINNGEYMTKSTMCAIMGRMATYTGKQVTWDEAWNSQEDLTPKSYEWGPVTIPTPIAVPGKTKLV